Part of the Salinigranum rubrum genome is shown below.
TCGCCGCCGACTACGACAACGAGATACTCGTCTCGTCGTTCGCCGAAGGAGCCGTCGCCGCGGTCGCCGAGAACTACCCGGACGTCCCCCTCGCGTACCTCTTCTGGAACGATATCGAGGCCGGCGTCGAGGTGACGGACGAGTACGACTGCGACGCGATGAACGTCCCGTACAACATGGTTCAGGGAGCGCCCTTCTTCTCCGACGACATCGGCTTCGACAACATCCCCGAGGGGGGATACGCCGACGTCGACCTCGTCGCGGCGGCCGACGAGAGGGGGATCGACCTGAACGTCTGGACCGTCCAGAGCTGGTATCAGGCCGAACAACTGGTCCAGGCCGGCGTCGACGGCCTCATCTCCGACTTCCCGAACGTGCTGTAGTTGCACACGAGCCGCGATTCGACCGATCTGTCTGTTCGTGCTTCGTCTCGCTCTCGCGCGAATCGCGCGTTGCCGGCAGTGACGGCCATTTAAGCGTCCGGGGCGCAACTCCCGACCATGAGCCAGCAGGAGCCTCCCGAGCAGACACGGGACGACGCCGAGCAGTTCTCCGGACGGAAGGAGCGGGACCTCCCGAGCCGCGACGTGACGGAGGGCGCCGAACGGGCGCCACACCGGGCGATGTTCCGCGCGATGGGGTTCGACGACGAGGACCTCTCCTCGCCGATGGTCGGCGTCGCCAACCCCGCCGCGGACATCACGCCGTGTAACGTCCACCTCGACGACGTCGCCGACGCGGCCATCGAGGGGACCGACGGCGCCGGCGGGATGCCCATCGAGTTCGGCACCATCACCATCTCGGACGCCATCTCGATGGGGACCGAGGGGATGAAGGCCTCGCTCATCTCTCGGGAGTTGATCGCCGACTCCGTCGAACTCGTCGCCTTCGGCGAGCGGATGGACGGCCTCGTCACCGTCGCCGGCTGTGACAAGAACCTCCCCGGCATGATGATGGCCGCCGTCCGGACCGACCTCCCGAGCGTGTTCCTCTACGGCGGGTCGATCATGCCCGGCCAGCACGACGGCCGCGACGTCACCATCGTCCAGGTGTTCGAGGGCGTCGGCGGCTACGCGCAGGGCGAGATGAGCGCCGAGGAACTCGACGACCTCGAACGCCACGCCTGCCCGGGTGCGGGCTCTTGCGGCGGGATGTTCACCGCGAACACGATGGCGTCGATCTCCGAAGCGCTCGGGTTGGCGCCGCTCGGAAGCGCCGGGCCGCCCGCCGAACACGAGTCGCGGTACGACGTCGCCCGCGAGGCGGGCGAACTCGTCCTCGACTGCATCGAGAACGACCGCCGTCCCTCGGAGATCATCTCCCGGAAGTCGTTCGAGAACGCCATCGCGCTGCAGACGGCCATCGGCGGCTCGACGAACGGCGTCCTGCACCTCCTCGCGCTGGCACGGGAAGCGGGCATCGACCTCGAAATCGACGACTTCGACGCCATCAGCGAGCGAACCCCCAAGATCGCCGATCTGCAACCCGGCGGTCAGCGCGTCATGAACGACCTCTTCGAGGTCGGTGGCGTCCCGGTCGTCATCCGCCGCCTCCTCGAAGCGGGACTGTTCCACGGCGACGCGATGACCGTCACCGGGCGCACGATAGAAGAGGAACTCGCGACGCTTGACCTCCCGGACGACGACGACATCGAGACGGACTTCCTCTACACGGTCGAGGAGCCCAAACAGAAGGAGGGTGCCATCAAGATACTCCGAGGCAACCTCGCGCCCGACGGCGCGGTCCTGAAAGTGACCGGCGACGACGCGTTCCACCACGTCGGCCCCGCCCGCCTGTTCGAGAACGAGGAGGACGCCATGGAGTACGTCCAGGAAGGCGATATCGAGTCGGGCGACGTCATCGTCATCCGCAACGAGGGGCCACAGGGCGGCCCGGGGATGCGCGAGATGCTCGGCGTCACCGCCGCCGTCGTCGGTCAGGGTCACGAGGAGGACGTCGCGCTCATCACCGACGGGCGCTTCTCGGGCGCGACGCGCGGGCCGATGATCGGACACGTCGCCCCCGAGGCCTCTGTGGGAGGACCCATCGCCCTGCTCGAAGACGGCGACGAGGTCACGGTCGACATCCCCGAGCGCGAACTCTCGGTCGACGTGAGCGACGAGGAACTGGCGCGGAGACGCGAGGCGTGGGAGCCGAAGCCGCCGAACTACACGAACGGCGTGCTTGCGAAGTACGGACAGGCGTTCGACTCCGCGGCGAACGGGGCGGTCACCAACCCCGGCGTGAAGCGGGACTGAATCGGGAAATCCGGGTCGAACACGAAGCGAACACGGGCGCAGTGTCTCACGGCCCGGTCGGCCGGCAAACGGGACGGAGGGCACGCGCAGGCAGCGTCTTGAGCGTCGTCCGCCCGGTAGTGAGGGACCGGTGACCGAAATCGTCGAACTCTCCGTCTCGGACGACGAGTTCCTGCTCGGGCGGACGCTCGCCGACGCGCCCGACGTGCGTATCGAACTGGAACGGATTATTCCCACGGGAGAGGCGGCCGTCCCGTTCCTGTGGGTACGCGGGACGGACCTGAGCGCGTTCGAGCAGGAGGTCGTGGCGAACGAAGCGGTCGCCGCACTCGACCGCCTCGACCGACTCGACGGCTGGTCGCTCTACCGTATCGAGTGGGACGACACTCCCCACAGCCTCCTGCAGGGAATCGACACCACCGGCGGTGCGATTCTGGAGGCCAGACGCGACGACGACTGGACGTTCCGGCTTCGCTTCCCGGAGCGGGGCTCGGTCTCACGGTTTTACGACTACTGCAGGGAGCAGGACGTCTCGATCCGTATCGAACGGAGTTTCACCCTCGCCGAGAAGAGCGAGGTCGGCCGTCAGTTCGGCCTCTCGCGGGAACAGCGTGAAGCCCTCCTCCTCGCGCTCCGAAAGGGGTACTTCGACACTCCCAGCCAGACGTCACTCAGTGCTCTCGCCGTCGAATTCGACATCTCGGAGCAGGCGCTCTCGAATCGGATTCGGAGAGGGACGAAAACGGTCCTCGGGGAGGCGTTGCTGAGCTAAGATGCCGTGCTCGACGACGGAACCGGGCGGCGTCTACGGCGGTTCATCCGGGAGAGAACAGATAAACGGGTTGTTGTATCAACGGATATCGTCATACTCCCCTGAGCGAGACGTGCAGACGTTCCCGATGCCCGCACTCTCTTTCACCGGACGTGCAAACCCGGAACCGACCGACCGAGTGACGATGGACCTCGCGGGCGACCCCCGTCGAATCGTCCTAGCGCACTTCGGGGAACCCACGGACGAGACGGCGTCCGTCGACGCCCTCGTCGAGCACGTCGTCGACCGCCCGGGCGGAGCCTCGACCCGAGGCGAGGGTCGGCGACAGCGGCACCACGTCCACCCGGCCGTCGAGGAGGGTGCGGTAGCGCAATGACGCCGGAAGACCGGCCCTCGTCCGGTGGCGAGCCGTCACGACTCGGAACCTGTGCCAACTGCGGTCGTGTGTACCCGCTTCAGGCCGGTGGGGACGCGTTACGGCCGATCGGGACCGACGGGAGCTGCCGCTGCGGAAACGACGAGTTCGAGCCGCTCCCCGACGGGTAGTCTCCTGACCGGACCACGACGGCCAGGCCGAACGGTCCGGAGGGGGACGTCGCACGAGGTGACGAGGACTGGCGGAAGCGACAGACACGACGTGACCGATCGTCTCCAACGAGTCGACGGGTATGACGTTCACGACGACCGTAGATACTGTTTAAGCGTCCGGACAGCGTATCCCGGCGCAGAAATGTCCGCCTGGAAATGCGACAGGTCGTGCCCGCACTGTCACTTTTACTGCACGCTGGAGCCGAACCACATGAGCTTCGAGCACCGCTGTACCGACGGTCACACCTGGATGTGAGTGCGGCACCGGCGCCCTGAAGGGGGTCGGCTCGCTTCAGACGAACGGGAACGGAACGAAGGTTCAAGAGCGCCCGCGGTGTAGGGTTCGATTGGACTATGGATATCTCTGACATCGCCCTTCCTGATTTCATCGAGGTGGACGCGAACAAGCGCCTGGGGAAGATCCGGTCTATCTTCGACCGGGAGAACCCGAAGGGCCTCATCGTGACCAACGACGGGAGCTACGTCGGAGTCATCGGCGAAAAACAGCTCGTCAAGTCGCACGTCGAGGACAACACCAAGGCGGCGGCGCTAGTGCGGTCGGCGCCGAGGATCGACCGACACGAGGACGTCCGAGAGGTGGCGCGGATGCTCGTCGAGGGCGACGTGAAGCTGGCCCCGGTGTACGAGGGCGAGAAACTCGTCGGCGTCATCACCGAGGACGCCATCCTCGAAGCGGTCATCGAGAACCTCGACGCGCTGATCGTCGAGCAGATATTCACCGAGAGCGTGGTCGAAATCGGCGAGAAGGACCGTGTCGGACGGGCCATCAACCTCCTCCGCGAGCACGGCATCTCGCGCATGCCGGTCACGGACGAGAGCGGGCGACTCACGGGCGTCATCACGACCCACGACATCGTCGACTTCGCCGTCCGCAACGACCACAAGCAGGGGAAAGGTGACCGCCGCGGCGACATCGACCGGATGCTCGACCTGCCGGTGTACGACCTGATGACGAGCCCCGTCATGACCACCACGCCGAAGACGTCGGTCCGTGACGCGGTCGAGCAGATGCTCGAGAACGACATCGCCGGGCTCATCGTCACGCCGGCCGACGACGACAGCGTCGTCGCCGGCGTCCTGACGAAGACCGACGTGCTCCGTGCGCTCACCTTCACCGAGGAGGAGCGGATGGACGTGCAGGTCACGAACGTCTCGCTGCTCGACACCATCTCCCGCGAGGAGATCACGAACTCGATCACCGAGGTGGTCGACAAGTACCAGCAGATGCAGGTCCACCACGCGCACGTCCGGTTCCACGAGCACAAGGAGAAGCTCCGCGGGACGCCGCTCATCCAGTGTCAGATCCGGCTCCGAACCAGCCACGGACAGGTGGCCGGTTCGGGTGAGGGCTACGGCGCCGAACACGGCTTCCACGTCGCGCTCGACAAACTCGAGCGGAACGTGCTGGAGATGAAGGGCGTCAACGCCGACGAGCGCTACCGCGGTCAGTTGCTCAGAAAACTGGGCGACCTGTAGGTCCCGGCTCGGCGACCCTGCTCGCCCGGCCGCGCGAACGGGGGGTCGGTCCCGCCGAAACGGCTACTTTGTCAGCTAGCGTACCGGTTCGGATGAGTCGCGAATCCGTCTCCGGAGCGATCACCGGCGCAGTACGGTATCTCTTCGACGACCGCGACGAGGCCGTCACGACCGTCGTCATCGGCGGACTGCTCACGTTCTTCTCGTTTCTCGTCGTTCCGCAGGTGGTCGTGCTCGGCTACGTCGTCCGGGTGTTGCGGGCGGTCGAGGACGACGAGCGGGCACCGACGTTCGACCGGGTGGGCGCGCTCCTCCGGGACGGGGTGTACGCGTACGTCATCTGGCTCGCGTGGATGCTCGTCCCGCTGGCCGTCGACGTCGGACTCAACGGCGGGAGCCTCGCGCCCGGGCAGGCGACCGGGTGGCTCCTCGGCTGGCTGTTCGCACCCGGCGTCGTCGCGCTCGCCGCGGAACTGGGGAGCCAGCAACCCGGCTTCTTCGAGTGGTACCGGTCGTGGGAGCCGTACGTCGTGTTCGCGCTCGTTCTGTACGTTCTGCCCGCGGCACTGGCCAACTTCGCCGCCAGGGGGACACTCCGAGCGGGCTTCTTCGACGACGGGCTGAAGCGGCAGGTCGACTGGCTGCTCGCACGCCTCCGGTCGCAGTCGCCCTCGGCGGCCGACCTGCTCCAGCGCGTCGCCGACCTCGTGCTGGGTGACGAGTCGTTCTCGCCCGTCCGACACCTCCGCACGCGGACGTACGCCGTCGGATGGCTCGGCTTCGCCGGGTTCTACCTGGCGGCCGAGGCGCTCCTCAGGCTGTTCCTCGTCCTGCCGAGCGTCGAGGGGGTCGAGTGGGTCGGGCTGCTGTACCTCCTCGTCGCCCTCCCCGCGTACTTCGTGCTCAGAATCGCCGGCTGGGTGCTCGTCGGCAGCGCGTGGGCGGCGATTCGGGCGACCGCTGGCGCGGAACCGCTCGCGGACGAGGGGAGCGAAGGAGAGTCGTCGGTCGTTGAGGCGGCGAACGAGGAGCGCGAACAGGGTCCGGCGGCCGCCGAGACGACGACCGAGAGACCCGTCTCCGTCGTCGGCCTGCCGCTGAAGACCGTCCTCGCGGGAGGGCTGCTCGTCGCGTTCGGCTTCCTCGTCCTCCCGTCGGTCCTCGTGGCGGGCTACCTGCTCCGCGTCCTCCGCGTCGACGAGGACTCGCCCGTGCCGTCGTTCGGCGGCGTTCGGGCGCTCCTCGCCGACGGCCTCCGGGCGTACGGGGTGTGGTTCGTCTACGCGGTCGTTCCCCTCTCGCTGCTGTCGGTGCCGCTCCTCGGTCGGCTGGACGCCGCAAGCCCGCTCGAGACGCTCGCCGTCTGGGCGTTCGTGTCGGGTGCCGGTCTCCCAGGGGGGTTCCCGGCGGTTTACCTCGAACTGGTCGTCGCGTTCGCGGCGGTGTTCGCCCTGCTCGCGCTCGCGGCCGGTGCGCCGGCGGTCGCGGCGGTGCTCGTCGAGGTCCCGCTCGGACTCGGAGTCGCGCTCGTGCTCGCGAGCCTCTACGTCGTCCCCGCGGCGTTGGTCGCGGTCGCCCGCGAGGGGAGGCTCCGGGCGGGCTTTGCGCCCCGTCGACTCCTCACGACGCTGCGGCGGCCGGCGTACGCGACCCGCTGGATCGGAGCCACGGGGCTGTCGCTCGTCGGCTGGGCGCTCGTGCTCGGGGCGACCCTCCTCCCGGGCCATCCGCGTCTCGCCGGGCGCTCGCTCGTCGAACCAGTCGCCGGACTCGACGGAGTCAGTCTCTTCGCGCTACCGACGTCGGTCGACGCTCTCGGCTTCTGGGCGGCGTTCCTCTGTGCGGGCGCCGTTCACTTCGTGGTGCTCGTCGTCGCCTGCCGGTTGGTCGGGCGAGGCGCGGTCGAGCGCGACCCCGAGCCGATTTTACGAGTCGGCGAGGAGGGCGAAATCGACGGTCCCGTTTCGTAGTTCTGTCCTCCCGTCAGAACTCCTCGACCGCTTCGAGTCCCGCGTCCGTGATCTGGAACGTCGCCGTCTCGCCCGCCGGCTTCGACCCGTGCTTTTCGAGGGTGGCCCGCCGTTTCCCTCCCCGGAACCGGTCGAGGCGGAGGACGACGCCCGTCCAGTGTTCGAGCGTGTTCCCCCCCAGCGGGCGCACCCGGTCGGCGTCGGGGTCGGTGAACACCTGGTTCGTCACCAGGACGGCGAGGTCGTGCCGACGGGCCAAAGAGAGCAGGTGGGTGACCTGTCGGGCGACCCGACGGAGCGCCTCGCCCTCGTCGCCGTCGTATCGCTCCAGTCGGTAGAAACCCGTCGCCGAGTCCAGCACCACGAGGTCCGCGCGCTCGGCGAACTCCGCGACGTCGCGGACCGCCTGTTCCTGTTCTTCGAAGTCGTGGGCGTTCGAGACGATCACGCGGGAGGCGACGTCGTCGACGTCGCCGACCGCCGCGGCGACCTGCTCGAACCGCGCGGGCGACAGCCCCTCGGTGTCGACGTAGACGGCGAAGCCGTCGACCGCCGCGCGGACGGCGGCACAGAGCGCGACGTTGGTCTTGCCGGCGGCTGGCGGGCCGTACACCTGGGTGACGGTCCCGCGTTCGAGCCCGCCACCGAGGAGGTCATCGAGCGGCTGACAGCCGGTCGGAAGGGGGTCGCTCACACCGTGAGGTAGCGTCGCACCCCGATTTAATCCCTCGCATCCGGCGTGTGTCGCGGTCGGGGCGAGCGAGGGGGAGAAATAGAGAGGGTTTGAGTGTGCGAGTGATCAAGAGTTTGAGAGTCTGAGAGTGCGAGTGATCGAGAGAGACAGTAACCGCGCAGTACACGGACGCGGTGACCCGCAGCCTCACACCTCCCCACCCGATCGCTCGCGCACAGAGGCGCGAGCGCCCCCTCGCGCGTTCACTCGCTCACTTCGTTCGCTCGTTCGTCGCGCGCCGACTACTAACGTAGTACGGTGGCGCGTGCCGTCACGCGGTCTCGCCGCGTGACTCACGCGCGAGGTCTTCACGGACGCAGTGAGTGAAGGCTTGAATCGACGGAGTCGCATCAGCGGATGACCCAGTGACCGAACAGAGTGAGGTCACGAAGGAATCGGCTGGGGAGGGTGTGGCTGCGGTTTCACCGCGCCCGTGTGTCGTGTGGTCACTCCGCTCTTCGTGACACCGCCACCAACGACGCTCTTCCGGACACCGTCACTGACGACTCGTCACCAGATACTGCTCAGTTCGCTCACCGTACTGCACGCCTATCGCAGATGAAACGAGGGGACGACCGAGACGAGCCGAAATCACCCCTCCGATGCCCACTCAGACGACCGTCACACCGCGGCGAAACCGACATGAACGACCGTTACTAATTTTTACTCAGGTTTGAGTAAATTCTCCGGAAGGTTTATTGCACACGCCCTCGAATAGTGAGATATGAGCCAACAGCCAGTACCGAAGACGACGAAGAAACAGTCCGGTCTGAACAGCGTCCTCGTGGCCCTCGGCCCGGAGGACGAAGAGCGCGTGACGCGACTCGCCGAGGAGGCCATCGACATCGCCGGCCCCGCCGGGGCGACAGTCGTCATCACGCACGTGTTCACCCGCGACGAGTTCGAGTCGCGCGCCGACGCGCTCGGCTTCGACCGCGAGATGTCCGAGGTCGACGCCGACGACGTCGCCGTCCGGTACTCGCCGGTGCGTGCCCTCGCCGCGAAACTCGACGAGGCGGGCGTCGACTACGAGGTCCGCGGCGCGGTCGGCCACTACGGCGAGGAAGTCGTCAAGGTCGCCGACGAACTCGACAGCGACCTCGTGCTGGTCGGCGGACGCAAGCGCTCGCCCACGGGGAAGGCCGTCTTCGGGAGCGTCGCCCAGGAGGTCATGCTCTCGGCGCCGTGCCCGGTGACGTTCGTCCGCGGAGACACGAAGTAACCGACGCCGGCCGGTTCCGACCGACGACGACGTTCGGCCTCGTTTTTCAGCCGACCCGATTCGTGAGCGGCGCGACCCGCTCGGTACGTTTTACCCCGCGTGTGACGAACCGCGAGCCGTGATCGTCGTCGCCACCGCCGATTTCGAACTCTACCACGAGGCCGTCGCCGAACTCCGCGACCGGGGGACCGTCTTCACCACGGTCGAACCCGGGTCGGAACTCCCCGACCGGACGCGCGTGGTGATCGTCTCCCACGACGACGTCGACGCCGTCGACGTGCCCGAGGGGGTCGAACGCGTCGTGGCGAGCGACGCTGACGACGCCCGACGCGCCGTGGAGGAGGCGCTCGGCGTGCTCCGGGGCGGCGGCGGACGAACGGTCGTCGGCGTCGACCCCGGGACGCGCCCGGGCATCGCCGTCCTCGCCGGCGGGATGGTCGTCGCCGCCTTTCACGTCCCGCTCGCGGACGCCGTAAGCGTCATCCGCCGGGAGGTCGACGGCGAGGCCGACCCGCTCGTTCGGGTGGGGGACGGCGCGCGCCTCCAGGGGAGCCGCATCGTCAACGACCTCGACGACGTGCCCGTCGAACTCGTCGACGAGACCGGGACGACGCCCTACCTGGGAACCGGCGCGCGGGGGATGGGCGACGTGCTCGCCGCGGTGAACATCGCCCGACTCGACGGCGAACGCGTCGACTCACGCGAGGTCGAACCCACGCCCGGCGAACTCCAGCGCATCAAGGACGAGTCGCGACAACGCTCGGGCGGCGACCGGACCATCGACGAGGAACTCGCCCGCCGGGTCGCCAGCGGGGAGTTGAACGTCGACGAGGCGCTCGACGAACACCGCGACGAGACCGGCTAGTCGTCACCCGCTTCGAGCCGTTCTCTCGCCACGGACTCGGCCCGCCGAACGACCTCCCGGACGGGGAGGTCGGTGTCGCGGGCGACGGCGGCCGCGTCGTCGTACTCGGCGCTGACGTCGTACACCTCGCCGTCGACGGTCGACGCGACCTTGACCCTGACTTCGTACCGCTCGCCCGAGACGTCGAGCGTCACCGTCTGGAAGTCGCGTTCGGCGATCCAGCGGTGGCTGGCACCGTGTTCGCGGACGCCGAGGGTGCCGGTTTCGACGGCGAGTCGGCGCGCGACCCGCTCGGCGTCTTCGGGCTTCACCACGACCTTCACGAGGTGGCCGGGGCGGGACTTCTTCATCGTCACCGGGAGGACGGAGACGTCTCTCGCGCCCGCGGCCGCAAGCGACTCCTGCAACCCGCCGAGGACCTCCGGGGTGGCGTCGTCGAGGTTCGTTTCGAGGACGGTAATCTCGTCACGTTTCAGCCCGCCGGCACCGTCGCCGACGACGGCCCGGAGGACGTTCGGATGGTCGTCGAACGACTTCGTGCCCGCGCCGTAGCCCGACGCCGCGACGTCAAGCGGGGGGAGCGCGTCGACGCCCTCGGCGAACTCGGCGAGGAGCGCCGCCCCGGTCGGCGTGAGGAGTTCGTCCTCGACGGGGCCGCCCCGCAGCGACCAGTCGGCGTCGGCCGCGAGTTCGACGACCGCGGGGGCAGGAATCGGATAGGTCCCGTGGCTCATCTCGACGGAACCGCCGCCGCTCGCGACGGGCGTCGTCACGACGCGGTCGACGTCGAGGTCGTCGAGGAGCAGACAGCAGCCGACGATGTCGGCGATGGCGTCGTCGGCGCCGACCTCGTGGAAGTGTATCTCTTCGACCGACGTCCCGTGGACGGTCGCCTCGGCCTCGGCGAGGCGGCGCACCACCGCCCGCGCGCGCTTGGTGACGGCGTCGTCGAGGCCCATGCCGGCGACCACGTCGAGGACCTCGGCGTAGCTTCGATGCGGACCGGTACCCTCCACGAGGGAGGGTCCGTAGTCGTGACCGTGTGCGTGGTCATCGTCGTGGTCGTGTGCGTGGTTATCGCCGTGACCGTGCGTGTGTGTGTGGTCGTCGGCCGTGTCGGTACCGGCGGAGTCGCCCACGACGACGTCGACGGTCGTCGCCGCGATACCGTTTCGCGTCGTCGTCGAGACCCGGAACTCGACGTCGAGGGCGTCCTCGACGGGCGAGAGGACGGCCGGGTCGGCACCGGCGGCGACCAGGGCGGCGAGCAGCATGTCGCCGCTGGCACCGGTCCGACCGTCGAAGGCGAGCGTTCGCATGAGTGAGTGCAGACGGGCGACCCTCAAATACTGTCGGTCGTAGCACGTACAAACGACAGCGGCGGCGACAGCGCGGGTGCACAGCGCGTGCCCGTGTCGGTAGGGATTAATACCGTCCACGCATACCGTGATATACGGTGACACACACGCGAACGGCCGCGGAAACGGCTGGTACCCCCCCTAACAAAGCACTTATGAAGCGGCGTCGCCGAAAAACCGACATCTACGGAGGAATCCTCGCGGAACAATCATGAACGAAGTGCAACTCGAAGTGGCGAAGGCGTACCCGAACGACTCGGGACGCGGAATCGCCCGTCTCGACCCGGACACGTTGCTCCATCTCAAGCTCTCCCCTGGTGACATCATCGAGATCGAAGGTGGTGAGACGACGGCAGCGAAGGTGTGGCGCGCGGACCGGCAGGACTGGAACACCGACACGGTCAGGATCGACGGCTTCACGCGGCAGAACGCCGACGTCGGCATCGGCGAGCGCGTGACCATCCGGAAGGCGGACGCGAAGAAGGCGAACAAACTCGTCCTCGCCCCGCCCGAGGAGGCGTCGGTGCAGTTCGGCTCCGACGCCGCGGGTATGGTGAAGCGACAGATACTGAAACGGCCCGTCGTCGAGCGCGACATCGTCCCGGTGATGAGTTCGACGAACCACCCGTTCATGCGCTCGCCCGGGCAGGCCATCCCGCTCATCGCCGTCGAGACCGACCCCGACGGCGTCTGTCTCGTCACCGAGGACACCGACGTCGAACTCCGAGAGGAACCCATCTCGGGCTTCGAGAAGACCGGCGGCGGCATCACGTACGAGGACATCGGCGGACTTCAGGGCGAGATCCAACGCGTGCGGGAGATGGTCGAACTCCCGATGAAGCACCCCCAGATCTTCAAGAAACTGGGCATCGAGCCGCCGCAGGGCGTGCTCTTGCACGGACCGCCCGGGACGGGTAAGACGCTCTTGGCCAAGGCGGTGGCGAACGAGACCTCGGCGAGTTTCTTCTCCATCGCCGGCCCCGAGATCATCTCGAAGTACTACGGGGAAAGCGAACAGCAGTTGCGGGAGATATTCGAGGACGCCAACGAGGAGGCGCCCTCCATCATCTTCATCGACGAACTCGACTCCATCGCGCCCAAACGCGAGGACGTCACGGGCGAGGTCGAGCGCCGCGTCGTCGCCCAGTTGTTGACCATGATGGACGGCCTCGAAACGAGAGGCCAGGTCATCGTCATCGCCGCGACGAACCGGGTGGACTCGGTCGACCCCGCGCTCAGACGGCCGGGTCGGTTCGACCGCGAGATCGAGATCGGCGTCCCCGACGAGGAGGGTCGCAAGGAGATTCTCCAGATCCACACCCGGGGGATGCCGCTCAGCGACGACGTGAGCCTCGACACGCTCGCCGACGAGACCCACGGTTTCGTCGGCGCCGACATCGAGTCGCTCACCAAGGAGGCGGCGATGAAAGCCCTTCGGCGGTACCTCCCCGAAATCGACCTCGACGAGGAGGACATCCCGCCTTCGCTCATCGACCGGATGATCGTCAAGCGCGCGGACTTCAACGGCGCGCTCGGCGAGGTCGAGCCGTCGGCGATGCGGGAGGTGCTCGTCGAACTCCCGAAGATATCGTGGGACGACGTCGGCGGCCTCGAAGGCGCGAAACAGCAGGTGAACGAGAGCATCGAGTGGCCGCTGAAGAACCGCGACCGCTTCGAGCGCATGGGTATCGAGCCCCCGAAAGGCGTCCTCCTCTACGGGCCACCGGGAACAGGAAAGACGCTCATCGCGAAGGCGGTGGCGAACGAGACGAACGCCAACTTCATCTCCGTCAGAGGGCCGCAGTTGCTCTCGAAGTGGGTCGGCGAGTCCGAGAAGGCCATCAGACAGACGTTCCGGAAGGCCCGGCAGGTCTCCCCGACCGTCATCTTCTTCGACGAACTCGACTCGCTCGCGCCCTCTCGCGGCCAGGAGATGGGCAACAACGTCTCCGAACGGGTGGTGAACCAGCTCCTCACCGAGTTGGACGGGCTGGAGGAGATGGGCGACGTGATGGTCATCGGCGCGACCAATCGCCCGGACATGATCGACCCGGCGCTCATCCGGTCGGGGCGGTTCGACCGACTCGTCCTCGTGGGCGAGCCGAGCGAGGAGGGCCGCGAGGAGATCCTCAGGATCCACACGCAGTCGAGCCCGCTCGCGCCCGACGTCAGCCTCCGCGAAATCTCGGAGATCACGGAGGGGTACGTCGGCTCCGACCTGGAGTCCATCGCGCGCGAGGCGGCCATCGAGGCGCTTCGAGAGGACACCGACGCCGACGAGATCGAGATGCGCCACTTCCGGAAGGCGCTCGAAGCCGTGCGTCCGACCATCACCGACGACCTGATGGACTACTACGAGCGGATGGAAGACCAGTTCAAGGGCGGCGGCCGCGAGTCGTTCACCGAACGCCGCGACGGACGCATCGGCTTCCAGTAACGTCACCTCGCGCGAACACCGCGGCATCTCCTCCGTCTCCGTTCGACCTGTCTGGACTCTTTTTTCGACTGTCTGCACTCGGC
Proteins encoded:
- a CDS encoding DUF4013 domain-containing protein; translation: MSRESVSGAITGAVRYLFDDRDEAVTTVVIGGLLTFFSFLVVPQVVVLGYVVRVLRAVEDDERAPTFDRVGALLRDGVYAYVIWLAWMLVPLAVDVGLNGGSLAPGQATGWLLGWLFAPGVVALAAELGSQQPGFFEWYRSWEPYVVFALVLYVLPAALANFAARGTLRAGFFDDGLKRQVDWLLARLRSQSPSAADLLQRVADLVLGDESFSPVRHLRTRTYAVGWLGFAGFYLAAEALLRLFLVLPSVEGVEWVGLLYLLVALPAYFVLRIAGWVLVGSAWAAIRATAGAEPLADEGSEGESSVVEAANEEREQGPAAAETTTERPVSVVGLPLKTVLAGGLLVAFGFLVLPSVLVAGYLLRVLRVDEDSPVPSFGGVRALLADGLRAYGVWFVYAVVPLSLLSVPLLGRLDAASPLETLAVWAFVSGAGLPGGFPAVYLELVVAFAAVFALLALAAGAPAVAAVLVEVPLGLGVALVLASLYVVPAALVAVAREGRLRAGFAPRRLLTTLRRPAYATRWIGATGLSLVGWALVLGATLLPGHPRLAGRSLVEPVAGLDGVSLFALPTSVDALGFWAAFLCAGAVHFVVLVVACRLVGRGAVERDPEPILRVGEEGEIDGPVS
- the ilvD gene encoding dihydroxy-acid dehydratase — translated: MSQQEPPEQTRDDAEQFSGRKERDLPSRDVTEGAERAPHRAMFRAMGFDDEDLSSPMVGVANPAADITPCNVHLDDVADAAIEGTDGAGGMPIEFGTITISDAISMGTEGMKASLISRELIADSVELVAFGERMDGLVTVAGCDKNLPGMMMAAVRTDLPSVFLYGGSIMPGQHDGRDVTIVQVFEGVGGYAQGEMSAEELDDLERHACPGAGSCGGMFTANTMASISEALGLAPLGSAGPPAEHESRYDVAREAGELVLDCIENDRRPSEIISRKSFENAIALQTAIGGSTNGVLHLLALAREAGIDLEIDDFDAISERTPKIADLQPGGQRVMNDLFEVGGVPVVIRRLLEAGLFHGDAMTVTGRTIEEELATLDLPDDDDIETDFLYTVEEPKQKEGAIKILRGNLAPDGAVLKVTGDDAFHHVGPARLFENEEDAMEYVQEGDIESGDVIVIRNEGPQGGPGMREMLGVTAAVVGQGHEEDVALITDGRFSGATRGPMIGHVAPEASVGGPIALLEDGDEVTVDIPERELSVDVSDEELARRREAWEPKPPNYTNGVLAKYGQAFDSAANGAVTNPGVKRD
- a CDS encoding CBS domain-containing protein — its product is MDISDIALPDFIEVDANKRLGKIRSIFDRENPKGLIVTNDGSYVGVIGEKQLVKSHVEDNTKAAALVRSAPRIDRHEDVREVARMLVEGDVKLAPVYEGEKLVGVITEDAILEAVIENLDALIVEQIFTESVVEIGEKDRVGRAINLLREHGISRMPVTDESGRLTGVITTHDIVDFAVRNDHKQGKGDRRGDIDRMLDLPVYDLMTSPVMTTTPKTSVRDAVEQMLENDIAGLIVTPADDDSVVAGVLTKTDVLRALTFTEEERMDVQVTNVSLLDTISREEITNSITEVVDKYQQMQVHHAHVRFHEHKEKLRGTPLIQCQIRLRTSHGQVAGSGEGYGAEHGFHVALDKLERNVLEMKGVNADERYRGQLLRKLGDL
- a CDS encoding helix-turn-helix domain-containing protein, encoding MTEIVELSVSDDEFLLGRTLADAPDVRIELERIIPTGEAAVPFLWVRGTDLSAFEQEVVANEAVAALDRLDRLDGWSLYRIEWDDTPHSLLQGIDTTGGAILEARRDDDWTFRLRFPERGSVSRFYDYCREQDVSIRIERSFTLAEKSEVGRQFGLSREQREALLLALRKGYFDTPSQTSLSALAVEFDISEQALSNRIRRGTKTVLGEALLS
- the radB gene encoding DNA repair and recombination protein RadB translates to MSDPLPTGCQPLDDLLGGGLERGTVTQVYGPPAAGKTNVALCAAVRAAVDGFAVYVDTEGLSPARFEQVAAAVGDVDDVASRVIVSNAHDFEEQEQAVRDVAEFAERADLVVLDSATGFYRLERYDGDEGEALRRVARQVTHLLSLARRHDLAVLVTNQVFTDPDADRVRPLGGNTLEHWTGVVLRLDRFRGGKRRATLEKHGSKPAGETATFQITDAGLEAVEEF